One Aegilops tauschii subsp. strangulata cultivar AL8/78 chromosome 7, Aet v6.0, whole genome shotgun sequence genomic window carries:
- the LOC120969348 gene encoding uncharacterized protein: MRENGRPSAANLTAGGDAVSTSTAKRPRRPHARQSLVGRRSPSIRAGGDNFRLRARGMASALCSPRHHHRSYLCRRLRPAPPSQARPRSGPSGLDTTRFLRSRPMSTGRGCPASRSSMEASDSNQGPEHLVVLIHGIMARGSGAVQVWD, translated from the exons ATGCGAGAAAACGGCCGGCCGTCCGCGGCGAATCTAACGGCCGGCGGCGACGCTGTATCCACCAGCACGGCGAAACGGCCGCGTCGTCCGCACGCGCGACAGTCTCTCGTCGGCCGCCGCTCTCCCTCGATTCGCGCCGGCGGCGATAACTTCCGCTTACGAGCGCGCGGGATGGCGTCCGCGCTTTGCTCTCCCCGCCACCACCACCGCTCATATCTCTgccgccgcctccgccccgcCCCTCCCAGCCAAGCCCGTCCCCGGAGCGGCCCATCAG GATTGGACACCACAAGGTTCCTTCGTTCCCGCCCGATGTCCACCGGTAGGGGCTGTCCCGCATCGCGTTCGTCCATGGAAGCATCCGACAGCAACCAAGGACCAGAACATCTCGTTGTTCTGATTCATGGTATCATGGCAAG